In one window of uncultured Acetobacteroides sp. DNA:
- a CDS encoding septum formation initiator family protein gives MKEAEEKDAKGMTGKQKSEHPVKYYLVQSLVVLRNKYVLTIVVFLVWLTFFDRYNLVDMMTNASAIREMKDEKEYYKTKITEDSTRIKELTTNNENLEKYAREQYLMKKADEKIFIVKQ, from the coding sequence ATGAAAGAAGCCGAAGAAAAAGACGCTAAAGGAATGACGGGCAAGCAGAAGAGCGAGCATCCCGTAAAGTACTACCTCGTGCAGTCGCTCGTTGTATTGCGGAATAAGTACGTGCTTACCATCGTAGTTTTTCTGGTATGGCTCACCTTTTTCGACCGCTACAACCTGGTTGACATGATGACCAACGCATCGGCCATTCGCGAGATGAAGGACGAAAAGGAGTACTACAAGACCAAGATTACCGAGGATAGCACCCGGATAAAGGAGTTGACCACCAACAACGAGAATCTGGAGAAGTACGCGCGCGAGCAGTACCTGATGAAGAAGGCCGATGAGAAGATTTTCATCGTAAAGCAATAA
- a CDS encoding cation-translocating P-type ATPase — MEEKSTRSWHSISSDDALKALSSDKMGLSADEAARRLEEYGKNELAAEEKSSLLSIFLSQFANVLIAVLLVSATISLILGKQVESISIFVIVALAAILGTLQEFQAGKALEVLRKMASPSATVLRDGEAAEIPSSNLVPGDVVVITYGNKVPADIRLFESNNLQIEEAALTGESLPVEKISETIEGDSIPLGDRKNLLFMGTSVSNGRGKGVVVGTGSNTEFGKIATMLQNTKTEQTPLQKNLDKLGRNIGIIAIVVALLLSVVSYLLNGGTILDAFIWAVALAVAIIPEALPAVVTIGLALGVQRMVRRKALIRKLPAVETLGAVNVVCTDKTGTLTKDEMTIRRVYADSTTFDVDGSGYSPEGNIILNGHKVRHDMNSILTKVLSYGVLCSDAELKFTDEGWSILGDPTEGAIVTAAQKAKIDTDAIRKNNVRVEEIPFSSDKKYMATAHITADGKMVILKGAFEVVMAKCSMVDASDGAQPLSSEMEMSISDTVAGFAANALRVISVAYKMVDNSEPLADKMLTDMVLAGFVAMIDPPREEVKPAIATCKRAGIRTIMITGDHKATAFAIAKELKIAHDESQVYSGSDVEKMDQVELDAAVNKASVFARIAPEHKLRIVESLMKQGNVAAMTGDGVNDAPALKKANIGVAMGITGTDVSKEAADMILTDDNFVTIVAAVEEGRTIFENIKKFLIFLLSGNAGTVFAIMIAFGFGLALPLTAVQILFINFIMDGLIAIAISLEPAEEGIMHRKPRTVSEGIITRMGLLRIMSLGMAIALVTFAVYYVGVVVLKLPLIEAQTMFFLTLIFARLFNSLNNRSLNASAFRSKLLGNIPLVVSSVAGLAIVWATTKIGVLQAAFGNVDISINGWLVAIGAGSLVLLFGEIFKMISRGKL; from the coding sequence ATGGAAGAAAAATCAACTAGAAGCTGGCATAGCATAAGCAGCGATGATGCGCTTAAGGCTTTGTCTTCTGATAAGATGGGCTTGTCTGCTGATGAGGCGGCTCGGCGCCTTGAAGAGTATGGTAAAAACGAGCTGGCAGCAGAGGAAAAGTCATCGTTGCTGTCCATCTTTCTATCGCAGTTTGCCAACGTGCTGATAGCGGTACTTCTTGTTTCCGCTACCATATCGCTTATACTCGGGAAGCAAGTTGAATCGATATCCATATTTGTTATTGTGGCGTTGGCTGCAATTCTGGGAACATTACAGGAGTTTCAGGCAGGAAAAGCGCTTGAGGTACTTCGTAAGATGGCTTCACCGTCGGCAACCGTACTTCGAGATGGCGAAGCAGCCGAAATTCCTTCTTCGAATCTTGTTCCGGGGGATGTGGTTGTTATCACCTACGGCAATAAAGTTCCTGCCGATATTCGTCTATTCGAAAGTAACAACCTACAAATTGAGGAGGCTGCCCTTACCGGTGAATCGCTGCCGGTTGAGAAGATCTCCGAGACTATCGAGGGCGATAGCATACCGCTTGGCGATCGAAAGAACTTGCTGTTTATGGGAACATCTGTTTCGAACGGTAGGGGGAAGGGCGTTGTGGTAGGAACTGGCTCTAACACCGAGTTCGGGAAGATTGCCACCATGCTGCAGAATACTAAAACCGAGCAAACGCCGCTTCAAAAGAACCTCGATAAGCTGGGTCGCAATATCGGTATCATTGCTATTGTTGTTGCGCTTCTTCTTTCGGTTGTTTCCTACCTCCTTAATGGGGGAACCATTCTAGATGCCTTTATTTGGGCGGTTGCGCTGGCGGTTGCCATTATCCCCGAGGCGCTACCTGCCGTTGTTACCATCGGCTTGGCGCTAGGTGTTCAGCGTATGGTTAGAAGGAAGGCGCTTATCCGGAAGCTGCCAGCGGTTGAAACGCTCGGCGCCGTAAACGTTGTGTGCACCGATAAAACGGGTACGCTTACCAAAGACGAAATGACGATCAGAAGGGTATACGCCGATTCGACCACCTTTGATGTGGATGGAAGCGGCTACTCTCCCGAAGGAAATATCATCCTAAATGGACATAAGGTAAGGCACGATATGAATTCCATCCTTACAAAAGTGCTTTCCTACGGTGTGCTTTGCAGCGATGCCGAGCTGAAGTTCACCGACGAAGGGTGGAGCATTCTTGGCGATCCGACCGAAGGCGCCATTGTTACCGCAGCCCAAAAGGCAAAGATTGATACGGATGCCATCAGAAAGAATAATGTGCGTGTAGAGGAGATTCCGTTTTCCTCGGATAAGAAGTATATGGCTACTGCGCATATCACTGCTGACGGTAAAATGGTAATCCTTAAGGGAGCCTTTGAGGTGGTGATGGCGAAGTGCTCGATGGTGGATGCTTCGGATGGTGCTCAGCCGTTATCTTCGGAAATGGAAATGAGCATTTCCGATACGGTTGCCGGTTTTGCCGCCAATGCTCTCCGTGTTATTTCTGTTGCCTATAAGATGGTAGACAATAGCGAGCCGCTAGCAGACAAGATGCTTACGGATATGGTCTTGGCTGGCTTTGTGGCTATGATCGACCCTCCGCGCGAGGAGGTGAAGCCCGCCATTGCCACCTGCAAGAGGGCTGGAATACGTACCATCATGATTACGGGCGACCATAAGGCTACCGCTTTTGCCATTGCCAAGGAACTGAAGATTGCCCACGACGAGTCGCAGGTGTACTCTGGTTCAGATGTTGAAAAGATGGACCAGGTTGAGCTGGATGCTGCCGTAAATAAGGCTTCGGTATTTGCACGTATTGCTCCCGAGCATAAACTGCGTATCGTGGAATCGCTCATGAAGCAGGGTAATGTTGCTGCTATGACGGGCGATGGGGTTAACGATGCTCCGGCGCTTAAAAAGGCAAATATCGGCGTTGCTATGGGCATTACGGGAACCGACGTAAGCAAGGAGGCTGCCGATATGATCCTTACCGATGACAACTTCGTAACCATCGTGGCGGCGGTGGAGGAGGGGCGTACCATCTTCGAAAACATCAAGAAGTTTCTCATCTTCCTGCTTAGCGGAAATGCCGGAACCGTGTTTGCCATAATGATTGCATTTGGGTTTGGGCTGGCTCTGCCGCTGACTGCCGTTCAAATCCTATTTATTAACTTTATAATGGACGGGCTTATTGCCATTGCCATAAGCTTGGAACCTGCCGAGGAGGGCATCATGCACCGTAAGCCCCGTACCGTAAGCGAGGGAATTATCACCCGAATGGGGCTGCTGCGCATCATGTCGCTGGGGATGGCCATTGCGCTGGTAACCTTTGCGGTTTACTACGTTGGGGTTGTTGTGCTGAAGCTGCCGCTAATCGAGGCGCAGACTATGTTCTTCCTAACGCTGATCTTTGCAAGGCTGTTCAACAGCTTAAACAACCGATCGCTGAACGCATCAGCATTTAGGTCGAAGCTGCTGGGGAATATTCCTCTGGTTGTTTCGAGCGTTGCGGGCCTTGCCATTGTTTGGGCCACTACCAAGATCGGGGTGCTCCAAGCCGCGTTTGGAAATGTTGACATCAGCATTAACGGATGGCTGGTGGCCATCGGAGCCGGTTCGCTGGTGCTGCTCTTTGGGGAGATCTTTAAGATGATATCGAGGGGCAAACTGTAG